Genomic window (Grus americana isolate bGruAme1 chromosome 10, bGruAme1.mat, whole genome shotgun sequence):
ATAATTTCACAAGGCCGGAACCGCGCAATCAATGAGGGCAGGGAAGCAGGTGCAGGCACAAGCTGGGAAGACATTTACATGGAAGTCATATCGTTGAGAGCGTGGTCCAGCTCCTCACTGATGGCTTTGTACTTCAGTTTCTGAGCATATAGCTCATCTAAAATTCCATCAAGGGAAGGCAGAGGTGTGCAAGGAAATGGAGTGTGATCACGGGATGGAAGGTGAAGGTGGTAGCATGGGATACCATCCAGAAGCCGTaagaaaggggaagagcacATAGAAAGAGGCATTGcgacagacaaaacaaaaattgcaaaattagagaagaatataaaaaataagaaaatcaacAGTGAATAGTTTTATGTGACAAGTTCATTAATTGCACTGCCAGTGGGGCAACCTGtgataaagagaaaaacaaaggaaagaaagtgtaCCAGGGAAGCAAAATCCATGTTTCACTGCcctggatttttgttttaatgcacaTTAGGGGTGCACACAGGAGCTAGGGAGAAAAGATCCAAAAATGGGGCTCAAGGAGGATGCTACCAtttattttctaccttttttttttttaaaccactctGGTTTGTGTTATGTCAAACTCAGTTTCTTACAGCTATTTTTGTTCCTTCTAAACACTtatctttcttctctctgcttccttcccCAGTCAGTGGTCATAAATTTTCAGCAGATACCtagatatttcatattttttatgcAGAAGTCAGCCTGCCATGCCAAGCAATCAAAAAATCCTAGACTTAGTGTAACGCATCTAAATAGTAAACTCCATATAACCTTTAATTACAAAGCactactgaattattttctccagAGAGAGAAAGCACATTCTACTATTCTACTGCAGTTCTGAAAGATTTATCAAAACCTTAAAATAAACTCTCTGAAGTTAAACAAGTTGTCCTTCTGATTACGTATACAATCCATTAGCTCTACTGAAAAACAGCAACTGGTCTATGTCACAAAATGCCTGCCCTGACCCACGCTTATCACAGTAATAGATTAGGTTAGCTTGCTACATTCCTAATTATTACAAAACACAGCTCTTCATCAGCTTTTTAGtaagataataataatacttaTTGTCTAATCGTTTACCCTATACATATATAGATCTCCAAGTAGAAGAGTATAAAGCAAAAAGTGAAAGGAGTCTTGAGACTAtgagagaaaaaggaacagGCTAGAGCAGAACACTGTTCACCTGAAGCATTTAAATTATCAATACATTTcaatcagaaaacattttgcctACTTTACTCTTTAGGCAGACCCATTTATATAAGCAGGACAAGTTAGGTGAGTAGAATTgggtactgaaaaaaaaaaaaaccaaacccaaaccaaacaacaggAGAATAAAAGATCTGTATTTCTATACTaagtgagaaaaacaaaacctcataCCTTCTAGGTCATCAATGCTCTTCTCCAGCTTGGTTACTGACCTCTCAGCAAATTCAGCACGGGTCTCAGCCTAAAGTCAAGACAAATACAGACTACTTTAGGAAACACCCACATAAGTACTTACGAATAGAGGAGCAACAattcaaatgaggaaaaaagtataaCGAGAGGAGGCATACAATAAGGCAATACTAATTTTTAGGAGAGACATTTAACACTAAACTGTCTCCAAAATGATGTGTTCATCATTAAAGCATCAAAGCAGTGCTTATATTAAAAGAATCAAAGTTGCATTGTACGATAGTTGTAAAGAACAGCTCTCATTTTACCTCCTTCAGTTTGTCAGTCAGGACTTTAATCTCCTCTTCGTATTTGTCTTCTTTCTGCGAGTACTGTAATTAGAAAGAGGATCCCTGATATTAGATCAGGTATTCTAAATATAACAAAAACTACCACATTCAAGACTCTCTTCTAATAGATCAACTGAATACAAGAAATTAATATGGGTATAACTAAATTAATTCCACTTACCAGACTGTGCTAATACACAGTTTACTGCAAGAGCCAAACTTCCCTTGAGTTATATTCCAGTGCTGTATGGTGGGAACTTTGAGTAGAAATTTACAGTTTTAAAGAGGAGCGGCATTTGGAGAAATTTAACGTTAGCACACAAGTGCCATTTTGAGGGACATtatacaaataatatttaatcCTGTCAGACTACTTAACAGAACATGTGGTCAAATAATACTAACCTATTTGGAACTAGAAGGAATGCTAGGTTCCGGTAAGAGCCAAATACAAATTGAGTAGTAAGTCCAAATGCTTCTACTGACAATAGCCTTGCTGAAATGCTGCAAAGTCATCAGCCTGCAAAGAACACCCCACAGGCCAATCTAGATGATAACGTAAGGGACACATTCTCACATAAGTCTCTAGCCTACCTTCTCAGCCTGAGCCTCCAGCGACTTCAGGTTGTTGGTCACAGTTTTCAACTCCTCTTCAAGCTCAGCACATTTGCTGTTATTTcagaaggaaggcaggaaaggGGCGGATGGAAGATTCAGTCAAGCAAAAGAAACGGGAGAAAGTAGGGGGAAAAgatagagaaaaatgaaaataattacagagCAAAAGAACGGCCTCAAAAGCAGCTGAATCCATCACAGATTGAAAGCAACTCTTTACGATGCCAAATTCCATTTCAAGTGTACATTAAGACGACAATCAGACAGAAATTATCTACAGCCCTTGGCTTACACAGATATATTTACATAGCCTTTACACGTGAGACAGTTCAGCTTCTTTTTTGGCTGCACAAGAGATCAGttttaaaggtaaaaatgaataaacaaacaaaaaagagaccAAAGAAAACCACCAAAGCAAGATGCAAAGAGAGTAAAGAGCATAGTGAGGACTTATTTGTTACTACTGAGTGAGCTAACTGGCTATGGAAGCTGAAAGACTTGGGTTGCAGTTAAACCTAGAAACTGTTTATTAGTATCAGTACCTTATCCTCTGCAGCCATTAATGCTTTCAAGGTTTGATCCATTATTCTTAACTGTTCTTCCAGCTGTCGGACTTGGCTGTTAGTGAACACATGAAATGCACAAAAGCCATTCACAAAATCAGTGTGCAGGTACAGCATGCAGTGACAAaacacacgcgcacacacataTGAACACATCTACTTTGGCGCTGACCATTTATTTCAATCAGAGTAAATGAGCAAAACATAGCTTTGAGCTGAACACACAGTGTACTGCCAATATTCCATGCTGTTACAGTTGTCTTGTAGCACCTCACACACATCTCGGAGCAGTTCAACACTTACCTTTCTGATAGTTCAGCACGTTCCTCAGCCCGCTCCAGGTCACTCTCAATGATCACAAGCTTACGAGCCACCTACAAGAAAAGGCGAATGACAACTGGGGATATTGCATTGCTGCAGCACACATCACCTGTTTCTAGAACCCACAGAGCAAGGAGTTGGGCCTCTTTACATTTTTCGGTCAACACATGAGTTTTGATTATGCAACATCATTATTCTCCCTAAGAGACCAGGGAATACTCTCAACCATTTTAGTGCAGAGATCTGAGCACACATGTCCTGCCACCTTGTTCCCTGAGGTATCCAGGTGCCCATTTTTCCTTCCGCAGCCATGAAGAGTGGTGTTTGTAATCTTTTGaacttaaaaagcaaagggggcgggggggaagaaaaaataaagaattacaGGCACAGCCTAAAGGGCTTTAGAAACAGATGACCTGCACTCAAGAACTGACCTCTTCATACTTGCGGTCAGCCTCTTCAGCAATGTGCTTAGCTTCTTTAAGCTGGATCTCTTGGATTTCCATCTTCTCTTCATCCTTCTGGGCTCTATTTTCAATCACCTTCATTCCTCTGAAAGACGTAAAAATGGGAAATGCAAGATTTGGGGCTTGCCAATTTACCTCTAGCTCTACTACTACTGGACTGTGACTTTCAGACAGGTGTATTAAGGTGAATGAAGCATGTCAGATACTTGATTCTTCACACCATAAATCTAGTTCCATGCATTCACGCTTCAGGAgttcaaagaaaagaagcatgTCTTAGGAAGACATagaatttgatttatttatctCTTACCACAGTTGAGCTGTactattctttttaattttaaattgaagaAAACCTGAtcaaaaggtaaataaaagGTCTTGCTTCTAAAAACCTAGTAAGATGACTAAAGACATCTGTACTTTTATACTCATTGTGAAACAGTACAACCCCTGCAGGACTGACAGGCATTATGTTTATGGCCAAACAGATTCCCATGAGTTTTGCTGTGTCAGAGCCCTAGAGCACTGGAGCTCTCTCTGCCCTCCATATGCAAAATTTAACTCCTTCATAACAGGAAACATTGTGTATTGCCCTTTCCATGCATGTTTGACCCAAATTCTCTTAACTATTTCACAATGCACTGTGAGTCTTGGgtgcttttcttttcaacagGCTGCATTGCTACTAAGGTAGAAATACATATGCAGAATACATAGGATTCTTTTCCAATAAAAGGCACTATCACagatataaaatacaatttgtaGAAGTAAAGGAGAAGATCTTCCAAAGCCACAAATCTTGAGTTGTTAACTTACAGTAAGTACTTCTGGAAATCCCAGCCTAAATCTGAAGGAATTATCATGCTCGCTCTCTCTTTTGCTCACCTTCATGTATCAATCTTGCCAACAGGAGAATCAAAGCCTCTTCCAGCACTTTGCTATTCTCCAGGTGAGATTTTCTACCCACAATGAAATCAAGAATCACCCTCAGAAAGTTGTCATCCAAATAGAGAAGTCTGGGCTGGCCAAGCAGTTTTTCCAGGATGTGGCACGATACATCAAAAGCCCTACCCCACTTAAATCTTATCATTACAACTGACACAAAAAAGAATTCAAGCCTACACATTTTGGACATCCCTACAGACAAGCTGTAACTGAAGACCATGTAGGCAAAGGAAGAGTGGATTACACATGCTCAGAGACATAGGAGTGGcttaatttatttcctgaacccaCACCCTGGCAATTATCATCTCTGTCATAAGGGTAACAATCCATT
Coding sequences:
- the TPM1 gene encoding tropomyosin alpha-1 chain isoform X9 produces the protein MDAIKKKMQMLKLDKENALDRAEQAEADKKAAEERSKQLEDDIVQLEKQLHVTEDARDQVLEELHKSEDSLLSAEENAAKAESEVASLNRRIQLVEEELDRAQERLATALQKLEEAEKAADESERGMKVIENRAQKDEEKMEIQEIQLKEAKHIAEEADRKYEEVARKLVIIESDLERAEERAELSESQVRQLEEQLRIMDQTLKALMAAEDKYSQKEDKYEEEIKVLTDKLKEAETRAEFAERSVTKLEKSIDDLEDELYAQKLKYKAISEELDHALNDMTSM
- the TPM1 gene encoding tropomyosin alpha-1 chain isoform X8, producing MDAIKKKMQMLKLDKENALDRAEQAEADKKAAEERSKQLEDDIVQLEKQLHVTEDARDQVLEELHKSEDSLLSAEENAAKAESEVASLNRRIQLVEEELDRAQERLATALQKLEEAEKAADESERGMKVIENRAQKDEEKMEIQEIQLKEAKHIAEEADRKYEEVARKLVIIESDLERAEERAELSESKCAELEEELKTVTNNLKSLEAQAEKYSQKEDKYEEEIKVLTDKLKEAETRAEFAERSVTKLEKSIDDLEDELYAQKLKYKAISEELDHALNDMTSM
- the TPM1 gene encoding tropomyosin alpha-1 chain isoform X15, giving the protein MAAMSSLEAVRRKIRSLQEQADAAEERAGRLQREVDQERALREEAESEVASLNRRIQLVEEELDRAQERLATALQKLEEAEKAADESERGMKVIENRAQKDEEKMEIQEIQLKEAKHIAEEADRKYEEVARKLVIIESDLERAEERAELSESKCAELEEELKTVTNNLKSLEAQAEKYSQKEDKYEEEIKVLTDKLKEAETRAEFAERSVTKLEKSIDDLEDELYAQKLKYKAISEELDHALNDMTSM
- the TPM1 gene encoding tropomyosin alpha-1 chain isoform X4, with the protein product MDAIKKKMQMLKLDKENALDRAEQAEADKKAAEERSKQLEDELVALQKKLKGTEDELDKYSESLKDAQEKLELADKKATDAESEVASLNRRIQLVEEELDRAQERLATALQKLEEAEKAADESERGMKVIENRAQKDEEKMEIQEIQLKEAKHIAEEADRKYEEVARKLVIIESDLERAEERAELSESQVRQLEEQLRIMDQTLKALMAAEDKYSQKEDKYEEEIKVLTDKLKEAETRAEFAERSVTKLEKSIDDLEDELYAQKLKYKAISEELDHALNDMTSI
- the TPM1 gene encoding tropomyosin alpha-1 chain isoform X13, giving the protein MAAMSSLEAVRRKIRSLQEQADAAEERAGRLQREVDQERALREEAESEVASLNRRIQLVEEELDRAQERLATALQKLEEAEKAADESERGMKVIENRAQKDEEKMEIQEIQLKEAKHIAEEADRKYEEVARKLVIIESDLERAEERAELSESQVRQLEEQLRIMDQTLKALMAAEDKYSQKEDKYEEEIKVLTDKLKEAETRAEFAERSVTKLEKSIDDLEDELYAQKLKYKAISEELDHALNDMTSI
- the TPM1 gene encoding tropomyosin alpha-1 chain isoform X7 — protein: MDAIKKKMQMLKLDKENALDRAEQAEADKKAAEERSKQLEDDIVQLEKQLHVTEDARDQVLEELHKSEDSLLSAEENAAKAESEVASLNRRIQLVEEELDRAQERLATALQKLEEAEKAADESERGMKVIENRAQKDEEKMEIQEIQLKEAKHIAEEADRKYEEVARKLVIIESDLERAEERAELSESQVRQLEEQLRIMDQTLKALMAAEDKYSQKEDKYEEEIKVLTDKLKEAETRAEFAERSVTKLEKSIDDLEDELYAQKLKYKAISEELDHALNDMTSI
- the TPM1 gene encoding tropomyosin alpha-1 chain isoform X3, translated to MDAIKKKMQMLKLDKENALDRAEQAEADKKAAEERSKQLEDDIVQLEKQLHVTEDARDQVLEELHKSEDSLLSAEENAAKAESEVASLNRRIQLVEEELDRAQERLATALQKLEEAEKAADESERGMKVIENRAQKDEEKMEIQEIQLKEAKHIAEEADRKYEEVARKLVIIESDLERAEERAELSESKCAELEEELKTVTNNLKSLEAQAEKYSQKEDKYEEEIKVLTDKLKEAETRAEFAERSVTKLEKSIDDLEDELYAQKLKYKAISEELDHALNDMTSI
- the TPM1 gene encoding tropomyosin alpha-1 chain isoform X11; this encodes MAAMSSLEAVRRKIRSLQEQADAAEERAGRLQREVDQERALREEAESEVASLNRRIQLVEEELDRAQERLATALQKLEEAEKAADESERGMKVIENRAQKDEEKMEIQEIQLKEAKHIAEEADRKYEEVARKLVIIESDLERAEERAELSESKCAELEEELKTVTNNLKSLEAQAEKYSQKEDKYEEEIKVLTDKLKEAETRAEFAERSVTKLEKSIDDLEDELYAQKLKYKAISEELDHALNDMTSI
- the TPM1 gene encoding tropomyosin alpha-1 chain isoform X1 — translated: MDAIKKKMQMLKLDKENALDRAEQAEADKKAAEERSKQLEDELVALQKKLKGTEDELDKYSESLKDAQEKLELADKKATDAESEVASLNRRIQLVEEELDRAQERLATALQKLEEAEKAADESERGMKVIENRAQKDEEKMEIQEIQLKEAKHIAEEADRKYEEVARKLVIIESDLERAEERAELSESKCAELEEELKTVTNNLKSLEAQAEKYSQKEDKYEEEIKVLTDKLKEAETRAEFAERSVTKLEKSIDDLEDELYAQKLKYKAISEELDHALNDMTSI
- the TPM1 gene encoding tropomyosin alpha-1 chain isoform X12; the encoded protein is MAAMSSLEAVRRKIRSLQEQADAAEERAGRLQREVDQERALREEAESEVASLNRRIQLVEEELDRAQERLATALQKLEEAEKAADESERGMKVIENRAQKDEEKMEIQEIQLKEAKHIAEEADRKYEEVARKLVIIESDLERAEERAELSESKCAELEEELKTVTNNLKSLEAQAEKYSQKEDKYEEEIKVLTDKLKEAETRAEFAERSVTKLEKSIDDLEEKVAHAKEENLSMHQMLDQTLLELNNM
- the TPM1 gene encoding tropomyosin alpha-1 chain isoform X21, with protein sequence MAAMSSLEAVRRKIRSLQEQADAAEERAGRLQREVDQERALREEAESEVASLNRRIQLVEEELDRAQERLATALQKLEEAEKAADESERGMKVIENRAQKDEEKMEIQEIQLKEAKHIAEEADRKYEEVARKLVIIESDLERAEERAELSESKCAELEEELKTVTNNLKSLEAQAEKYSQKEDKYEEEIKVLTDKLKEAETRAEFAERSVTKLEKSIDDLEDQLYQQLEQNSRLTNELKLALNED
- the TPM1 gene encoding tropomyosin alpha-1 chain isoform X22, whose product is MAAMSSLEAVRRKIRSLQEQADAAEERAGRLQREVDQERALREEAESEVASLNRRIQLVEEELDRAQERLATALQKLEEAEKAADESERGMKVIENRAQKDEEKMEIQEIQLKEAKHIAEEADRKYEEVARKLVIIESDLERAEERAELSESQVRQLEEQLRIMDQTLKALMAAEDKYSQKEDKYEEEIKVLTDKLKEAETRAEFAERSVTKLEKSIDDLEDQLYQQLEQNSRLTNELKLALNED
- the TPM1 gene encoding tropomyosin alpha-1 chain isoform X14, which codes for MAAMSSLEAVRRKIRSLQEQADAAEERAGRLQREVDQERALREEAESEVASLNRRIQLVEEELDRAQERLATALQKLEEAEKAADESERGMKVIENRAQKDEEKMEIQEIQLKEAKHIAEEADRKYEEVARKLVIIESDLERAEERAELSESQVRQLEEQLRIMDQTLKALMAAEDKYSQKEDKYEEEIKVLTDKLKEAETRAEFAERSVTKLEKSIDDLEEKVAHAKEENLSMHQMLDQTLLELNNM